In Pochonia chlamydosporia 170 chromosome 3, whole genome shotgun sequence, the following are encoded in one genomic region:
- a CDS encoding NADH:ubiquinone oxidoreductase (similar to Metarhizium acridum CQMa 102 XP_007813353.1) yields the protein MAQDMPPRGGYEPVQYKRNLPAKGFRPGVLLLGVGAVMGFGWYKLIGGIREANELAREKMWARINLIPLLQAEEDRDQVRRYWADQKREKELLGENTKVYNNESRFVRPTFAVSPAPSK from the exons ATGGCGCAGGATATGCCCCCCAGGGGCGGGTATGAGCCCGTCCAGTACAAG CGAAATCTGCCTGCCAAAGGGTTCCGTCCCGGCGTCTTACTGCTCGGAGTTGGTGCCGTCATGGGATTTGGCTGGTACAAGCTGATTGGAGGTATTCGTGAGGCCAA CGAGCTGGCCCGTGAGAAGATGTGGGCTCGTATCAACCTGATTCCCCTCCTGCAAGCCGAAGAAGACCGCGACCAGGTCCGAAGATACTGGGCCGACCAGAAGCGCGAGAAGGAGCTGCTGGGCGAGAACACCAAGGTTTACAACAACGAGAG CCGATTTGTGCGACCGACGTTTGCCGTTTCTCCTGCGCCTTCGAAATAG
- a CDS encoding acetyltransferase (GNAT) family domain-containing protein, producing MDADFVIRDAKQEDLDAIALLIARSYDQLPLWRLMVQDVEPAALHVLLLNFTRNRFRQPIYKYFVAVDAANSTIAGCTGLSLPRRDEEGESELAGEWPTGMNEALANRFFGPLVTQIKDYGYDPKLHFRRAGTFIAPEYQKRGLGTRLTRHCNAIADEAGSSTYVTAISEVALYMFEKEGFAKLGSLDTNLEEFGGQELLTRSYACCRVHVVKPRDRSV from the exons ATGGACGCCGATTTCGTCATCAGAGACGCAAAGCAAGAGGACCTCGATGCTATTGCGCTGCTCATTGCAAGGTCGTATGATCAGCTTCCGCTTTGGAGGCTCATGGTCCAAGACGTGGAACCGGCAGCGCTACATGTGCTCTTGCTCAACTTCACACGGAACAGATTCAGGCAGCCGATTTACAAGTATTTCGTAGCCGTAGATGCGGCAAATAG CACCATTGCGGGCTGTACCGGGTTGTCCTTGCCGAGAAGAGATGAGGAAGGCGAGTCCGAACTTGCAGGAGAATGGCCAACGGGCATGAACGAGGCGCTCGCAAACCGGTTCTTTGGTCCGTTGGTGACACAAATCAAAGACTATGGCTATGACCCAAAGTTGCATTTTC GCCGAGCAGGGACTTTCATTGCGCCAGAGTATCAGAAACGAGGACTCGGTACACGGCTAACTCGCCACTGCAATGCAATTGCTGACGAAGCGGGAAGCTCGACGTACGTTACTGCCATAAGCGAGGTGGCGTTGTATATGTTTGAGAAGGAAGGATTTGCCAAACTTGGGTCTCTGGATACCAATCTGGAGGAGTTTGGCGGGCAAGAGCTGCTGACTAGATCGTATGCGTGTTGTCGAGTGCATGTGGTAAAGCCTCGAGACAGAAGTGTTTGA
- a CDS encoding polyprenyl synthetase (similar to Moniliophthora roreri MCA 2997 XP_007851631.1), whose translation MNGASSSFVDKTHSINRSDLTPLPTDPRINDAPQLQSKLEWYYFQSHLTSTISEDPDHTVIVCIFRHSPDDATADHTWAVIYATLDWRTQKYTTYSKVPPRVPEYAARVIEGSHSLLSTTIQNMVDAGPNSEDGAPFTPDTLFTNPMQIRQSAKGEGPAIQLDWDNGAFLVGENGSYHLKVPEIELDIQVRATRPMMLHGNDGVTHKDDKHAMFYYSWPRTEAVGEYKGDKVVGMTWVDHEYSLDKQRKQLSSDSLPPGWMWFSLLTVGAKPMEICITKVLQHGDVAEQYIVYMDESGQRRREEDFILTSCKPWVSGQTFQKFDTHWRLTIPSRNVDIQIESVTQNQEFQTWIRLPSFYEGAVRFSGTWEGVPIKGFGAMELVNEFNSSDKFMELTLNNASSLVRSEIEAVVPQSVRPNHFEHITNIQFDSVEEKVVQQSIVDAFYMLSNRGGKNWRPMLFGAALGLVGGNANDWRPFLVIPEMLHTASLIIDDIEDESETRRGGPCVHKVIGVPTAINAGCAMYFWGETIVRDSEALSEVQRRDYYATYFEMMRVAHIGQALDIAGMTMEQLPTIEEANAMLSRVVNLHRCKSGKPASCCGIAGSRLGGGTPEQTEAIGAYVQNLGIAFQIRDDVLDVLGKVKGKNAADDLYNHKITYPVAKLFTLDHPDREKWFGYWEDRDVPALVEVLKSSGTMDMCNQEIERMVLEGWDLVDSLTPNSFSKVLFRMFGNFLIEQHY comes from the exons ATGAATGGTGCATCGAGTTCCTTTGTGGACAAGACTCACAGCATCAACCGATCGGACTTGACGCCCTTGCCGACAGACCCGCGCATCAATGACGCGCCTCAGCTTCAATCCAAATTGGAATGGTACTACTTCCAGTCACATCTTACAAGTACCATATCTGAGGATCCCGACCACACCGTCATTGTGTGTATATTTCGCCATTCTCCCGATGATGCCACGGCTGATCACACTTGGGCTGTGATATACGCAACCCTTGACTGGAGGACACAAAAGTACACCACGTATTCAAAAGTGCCTCCAAGAGTGCCTGAGTATGCTGCAAGGGTGATTGAGGGTAGCCACTCTTTACTCAGTACAACTATTCAAAACATGGTCGACGCTGGTCCAAATAGCGAAGACGGAGCACCTTTCACACCGGATACGCTCTTCACAAACCCTATGCAGATTCGTCAATCAGCCAAAGGAGAGGGTCCCGCCATACAGCTTGACTGGGACAACGGTGCTTTCTTGGTAGGTGAGAATGGCTCCTATCACCTAAAGGTTCCCGAGATCGAACTCGACATTCAAGTTCGCGCGACAAGACCGATGATGCTTCACGGTAATGACGGAGTGACCCacaaagacgacaag CATGCCATGTTTTACTATAGTTGGCCACGCACCGAAGCGGTGGGCGAGTATAAGGGAGACAAAGTGGTTGGCATGACATGGGTTGACCACGAGTATTCCCTGGACAAACAACGGAAACAGCTGAGTTCAGATTCGCTGCCGCCTGGTTGGATGTGGTTCTCATTACTCACCGTCGGCGCCAAGCCCATGGAGATTTGTATCACAAAG GTTTTGCAGCATGGTGACGTTGCCGAGCAATACATCGTGTACATGGACGAATCGGGGCAGCGCCGCAGAGAAGAGGACTTCATACTCACGTCGTGTAAACCATGGGTCTCTGGCCAGACTTTCCAGAAATTCGACACGCACTGGCGACTTACGATCCCGAGCCGCAATGTCGATATACAGATTGAGTCTGTGACGCAGAACCAAGAGTTCCAAACTTGGATTCGGTTACCGTCCTTTTACGAGGGCGCAGTTCGTTTCTCTGGCACTTGGGAAGGTGTTCCAATTAAGGGCTTTGGAGCTATGGAGCTGGTCAATGAGTTCAACTCGTCGGACAAGTTCATGGAACTAACGCTTAACAACGCATCGTCACTCGTCCGATCGGAAATTGAGGCGGTTGTGCCACAGTCGGTCCGTCCGAATCACTTTGagcacatcaccaacattcaGTTCGACAGCGTTGAGGAGAAGGTCGTTCAGCAGTCGATTGTAGATGCCTTCTACATGTTGAGCAATCGGGGAGGCAAGAACTG GCGTCCCATGCTGTTCGGAGCGGCACTTGGGCTCGTAGGCGGCAACGCGAACGACTGGCGGCCATTTCTCGTCATCCCAGAGATGCTACATACGGCTTCATTGATCATTGACGATATCGAAGACGAAAGCGAGACTCGTCGCGGGGGACCTTGTGTACACAAGGTTATAGGAGtgccaacagccatcaatgcTGGATGCGCCATGTATTTCTGGGGGGAGACCATAGTCAGGGATAGTGAGGCTCTTTCAGAAGTACAACGAAGAGACTATTACGCCACATACTTCGAGATGATGCGGGTTGCACACATTGGACAGGCACTCGACATTGCTGGCATGACCATGGAGCAGCTACCGACCATTGAGGAAGCAAACGCCATGTTATCTCGTGTCGTCAATCTGCACCGATGTAAGAGTGGTAAACCTGCGTCCTGCTGTGGCATTGCCGGATCGCGTCTCGGAGGTGGAACTCCTGAACAAACTGAGGCCATTGGGGCTTATGTTCAGAACCTAG GTATCGCCTTTCAGATCCGTGACGATGTGCTCGACGTGCTAGGcaaggtcaaaggcaaaaatGCTGCCGACGACCTGTATAACCACAAAATCACCTATCCTGTGGCGAAGCTGTTTACTCTAGATCATCCTGACCGGGAGAAGTGGTTCGGGTACTGGGAGGACCGCGACGTTCCAGCTCTAGTTGAGGTGCTCAAGTCCTCGGGGACAATGGACATGTGCAACCAGGAAATAGAGCgcatggtgttggagggATGGGATCTTGTAGATTCTCTGACGCCTAATTCTTTCAGCAAGGTGTTGTTCCGCATGTTTGGGAACTTTTTGATTGAGCAGCACTACTAG
- a CDS encoding proteinase (similar to Metarhizium acridum CQMa 102 XP_007812644.1), producing MFPGRVGRMILDGVVDTDDYFAERGMLKNIGDMDKVFKEFWRSCRAAGPKICSLAKLKHPQRRFWSLVWSLERNPWTMVTEDGNTIILTEDHLKSWVGKCMYAGHDSTSFCSTFLYEALAAESHTSHSPTAPWAFPYVYNMYSGSRYDIPPNNSIPHEESIPHRRREMSSAVQCGDSPDLTNKSQFWWKAYVEKLARPSELFGRYWASRRLPCASWPFKSNWRFTGPFTTPPSDPELKPGVPAAPLLFLSSRLDPVTPVEGARKMASRHPGAKLVIQESVGHGAIAADYSLCVQHIIADYMGTGKLPSKETSCQQSCGYWDSNCTYEHPELTPVRSWFMEQQARQSFNDFILG from the exons ATGTTTCCCGGCCGCGTTGGACGTATGATTCTGGATGGCGTTGTAGACACAGACGACTACTTCGCAGAAAGG GGTATGCTGAAGAAcattggcgacatggacaaagTGTTCAAAGAGTTCTGGAGGAGCTGTCGCGCGGCAGGACCCAAGATAtgctccttggccaagttgaagcaCCCACAGAGACGGTTCTGGtctttggtctggtctttggAACGCAATCCGTGGACGATGGTTACTGAAGACGGAAACACAATCATATTGACAGAAGACCACCTCAAATCTTGGGTTGGTAAATGTATGTATGCTGGCCACGACTCGACCAGTTTCTGCTCAACATTCTTGTACGAAGCCTTGGCCGCGGAGTCTCACACCAGTCATTCTCCCACTGCCCCATGGGCATTTCCATATGTCTACAACATGTACTCTGGTTCTCGATATGACATCCCACCGAACAATTCGATTCCGCATGAGGAAAGCATTCCACATAGGCGCAGAGAGATGAGCTCCGCCGTGCAGTGCGGTGACAGCCCCGATTTAACAAACAAGAGCCAGTTCTGGTGGAAAGCATATGTCGAAAAGCTTGCACGACCTTCTGAACTTTTTGGCCGATATTGGGCATCTCGCCGTCTGCCTTGTGCATCGTGGCCATTCAAATCTAACTGGAGATTCACCGGGCCATTCACAACACCCCCGTCCGACCCTGAGCTGAAGCCCGGAGTCCCAGCTGCACCACTTCTTTTCTTATCATCGCGTCTTGACCCTGTCACTCCTGTTGAAGGCGCTCGCAAGATGGCTTCCCGTCATCCAGGGGCAAAGCTGGTCATCCAGGAGAGCGTGGGCCAtggcgccattgctgcagATTACAGTCTGTGTGTGCAGCACATTATTGCTGACTATATGGGAACTGGCAAACTTCCATCAAAAGAGACTTCATGTCAGCAAAGCTGTGGATATTGGGATTCAAACTGCACGTATGAACACCCCGAATTGACACCTGTCCGGTCATGGTTCATGGAGCAACAAGCGCGACAGTCGTTCAATGACTTCATCCTTGGCTAG
- a CDS encoding dienelactone hydrolase family protein (similar to Metarhizium acridum CQMa 102 XP_007813351.1) — MSCPDCFRGQIHEGSTKGKVINLYGLDTYVSEPPNGKPAKGIIVIIPDAFGWDFPNNRILADNYAEKGDFKVYLPDFMNGAAAPVSMLFNMQTALAPGNPFTRLFALVQALFAVVPFFLRCYPGKTYPVVKGFFEQLRKEQGQTLSIGAAGFCWGGKHTVTLAHGDEINGQPLIDAGFTGHPSMLKIPAEIEKIKRPVSFACAEDDNQVSLKQAEQIKKIVTSFPDSFKGEARVYDKTGHGFCVRADLKVPDVAAQAAAAEDQAIAWFTSHFKVPA, encoded by the exons ATGTCGTGCCCAGACTGCTTCCGCGGCCAGATCCACGAAGGCTCAACCAaaggcaaagtcatcaatCTCTATGGTCTCGACACATATGTGAGTGAGCCACCGAACGGCAAACCCGCCAAAGGCATCATTGTCATTATTCCAGATGCATTTGGCTGGGATTTTCCAAACAATCGCATCCTCGCGGATAATTACGCCGAGAAGGGCGACTTTAAAGTCTACTTGCCCGACTTCATGAATG GCGCCGCGGCACCTGTATCCATGTTATTCAACATGCAAACCGCTCTCGCTCCAGGCAATCCCTTCACTCGTCT CTTCGCCCTCGTTCAAGCACTCTTCGCAGTGGTCCCTTTTTTCCTCCGATGCTACCCAGGCAAGACGTATCCAGTGGTAAAAGGCTTTTTCGAACAACTCCGTAAGGAACAAGGCCAAACCCTATCCATCGGCGCCGCCGGGTTCTGCTGGGGTGGGAAGCATACCGTGACACTCGCACACGGCGACGAAATAAACGGACAGCCCCTTATCGACGCAGGATTCACAGGTCACCCCAGCATGCTCAAGATCCCCGCTGAGATCGAAAAGATTAAGCGCCCAGTGTCCTTTGCCTGCGCAGAAGATGACAACCAAGTCTCGCTCAAGCAAGCCGAGCAAATTAAGAAGATCGTGACGTCCTTCCCTGACTCGTTCAAGGGTGAAGCCCGGGTTTATGACAAGACGGGTCATGGTTTCTGTGTCCGTGCTGACCTCAAAGTCCCGGATGTTGCTGCACAAGCAGCCGCTGCTGAGGACCAAGCCATTGCATGGTTCACGTCTCATTTCAAAGTACCGGCGTGA
- a CDS encoding UDP-glucose:sterol glycosyltransferase (similar to Neosartorya fischeri NRRL 181 XP_001265788.1) yields MSPTSGGGSRLSTGGEDSGGQRRVSRKLQKKRRDDPSATSLDLPEPLKHGDSDDEDSPNDPASQRGRAMSVNMNQSIFGLIAAAGSRVDFNTRFDDGSSDEEDSENLKSSSGSQDLSQTVILPPRDKDARRGHKKRLSSGHRLLKSLSTLPKRKGKKKEVSRLSAPPLDSSDEAQETVDLATSTVALEKEDNRLAPVMSRMLRARAEVASRPSFDLERKSSDLGGSDDSDEASALAKRLMEIFEFEEPEQVIEEYPCWLLQSVLLQGFLYITAKHICFYAYLPKKAHVVAKSGYLSKSGKRNPKYHRYWFRLKGDVLSYYRDSTNLYFPHGQIDLRFGISANVVDTDKDGLHFNVVTSHRTYNFRADSAPSAKEWVKSLQRVIFRSHNEGDSVKISLPIDNIIDVEETQMMEFSETCKIRVIDNDETYAIDEYFFSFFNFGKEAINVLKILVDGASSNNRTPGKVIAEQELQHLQQPKQHSSSQPSRQISPHPAKAPTHQSIHVDKIRTAKLPESVKATLSPMSPHSANPSPRASMECSSRTSLDAIRHMGRRSHEVSSMIREQSPRRSFSGHRRTQSTRRGDEKKDRHIMESSDSNLQSSTEDPSFSNLTISVATEDPSASQILKGSEVFHSPTMRRSDASSQSTDAKEEELHRESESSIPAESMSMKHAATTGHMGQLGYHGQGMGPRSTTPTLQSITKMGSYPLQRAGAFADYLNKTSKRMSSLLATESMGYVEKVSGMWKGGRKHYGEPAGLRPDEDELEEDSDGKIQTSMERFRAHFALPESEKLQATYFGCIIRVLPLYGKIYISDRSFCFRSLLPGTRTKLILPLKDIETAHKEKGFRLGYSGLTIVIRGHEELFFEFSQVDVRDDCTVTLLQSLETNRYLREAGILHQEDHEEEDQAMAERDALKSARQEDFPQHEILPPQQADSQPNAPTILMDETDGSFLNFKPPQPMKITCLTIGSRGDVQPYIALCKGLLAEGHKPRIATHAEFQGWIESHGIEFAKVEGDPGELMRLCIENGTFTISFLREANSAFRGWLDELLDSAYQACLGSELLIESPSAMAGIHIAEKLGIPYFRAFTMPWTRTRAYPHAFIMPEHKMGGAYNYMTYVMFDNIFWKATAQQVNRWRNKTLGLPNTSLEKMQPNKVPFLYNFSPSVVAPPLDFSDWIRVTGYWFLDEGGEYEPPKELSDFIKRAKDDGKKLVYVGFGSIIVNDPAKMTQEVIDAVLKADVRCILSKGWSDRISPKDDPAKPRPDEPEMPPEIFVIKSAPHDWLFRQIDAAAHHGGSGTTGASLRAGIPTIIRPFFGDQFFFASRVEDLGVGVGLRRWGANSFGRALWQVTRNERMIVKARVLGEQIRKDKGVDTAIQNIYRDLEYAKSLIKRKAKQNGQPDAEEDEDTEESWTFVGTDEPDPDMVTKKLSEGLGGLSPQKSLGSQAIKASS; encoded by the exons ATGTCGCCCACCAGCGGCGGCGGGTCACGCCTGTCTACTGGAGGTGAAGATAGTGGCGGCCAGAGGCGTGTCAGTCGGAAACTCCAAAAAAAACGACGCGATGATCCCTCGGCGACCTCCCTCGATCTTCCGGAGCCTCTGAAACATGGCgacagtgatgatgaggactcCCCTAATGACCCGGCCTCACAACGCGGTCGAGCCATGTCGGTGAATATGAACCAAAGCATATTCGGTCTCatagcagcagcaggctcGAGAGTAGACTTCAACACTCGCTTCGACGACGGCAGcagcgacgaggaagatAGTGAGAACTTGAAAAGCTCCAGTGGTAGCCAGGATCTTTCCCAAACTGTGATACTTCCACCACGAGATAAGGACGCGAGACGAGGTCATAAGAAGAGGCTATCATCCGGCCACAGATTGCTGAAATCGCTCTCTACGCTGCCGAAACggaaaggcaaaaagaaagaagtgAGTCGGCTGTCCGCTCCTCCTTTAGATTCGTCCGACGAAGCTCAGGAGACCGTCGACCTTGCAACGTCAACAGTAGCTTTAGAGAAGGAAGACAACAGACTTGCACCAGTAATGAGCCGAATGCTTCGGGCGAGGGCTGAGGTAGCCAGCAGACCTAGCTTCGATTTGGAGAGAAAATCTAGCGATCTAGGTGGAAGTGATGATAGTGATGAGGCCTCTGCATTGGCAAAACGGCTGATGGAAATTTTTGAGTTTGAAGAGCCCGAGCAGGTCATAGAAG AATACCCTTGTTGGTTATTACAGAGTGTGCTCCTTCAGGGCTTTCTCTATATCACGGCAAAGCACATTTGCTTTTATGCGTATCTTCCCAAAAAGGCT CACGTCGTGGCCAAGTCTGGCTACTTATCGAAGAGTGGCAAGCGCAATCCCAAGTATCATCGATACTGGTTCCGCTTAAAGGGTGATGTTCTATCGTACTACCGGGACTCCACCAATCTTTACTTCCCTCACGGCCAAATTGACTTGAGATTTGGCATTTCGGCCAACGTGGTAGACACAGACAAAGACGGCCTGCATTTCAACGTTGTCACCAGCCATCGGACTTACAATTTCAGGGCCGATAGTGCTCCAAGCGCCAAGGAGTGGGTCAAGAGCCTGCAACGGGTTATATTCCGGAGTCACAACGAGGGCGACAGTGTCAAAATTTCACTACCAATCGACAATATtattgatgttgaagaaacTCAGATGATGGAATTTTCGGAGACGTGCAAGATTCGAGTAATTGATAACGATGAAACATATGCCATTGATGAG tacttcttttccttcttcaacttcgGAAAGGAGGCCATCAATGTGTTGAAAATCTTGGTCGATGGTGCTTCATCCAACAACAGAACCCCCGGAAAGGTCATTGCTGAGCAAGAATTACAACACCTGCAACAGCCTAAGCAGCACTCCAGTAGCCAGCCGTCCCGCCAGATCTCACCACATCCAGCAAAGGCGCCTACTCACCAAAGCATCCACGTCGATAAGATCCGAACTGCCAAGCTACCTGAGTCCGTTAAAGCTACTCTTTCTCCCATGTCACCTCATTCGGCGAACCCTAGCCCGCGAGCCAGCATGGAGTGCTCCTCGAGAACCAGCTTGGATGCCATCCGGCATATGGGGCGGCGAAGCCATGAAGTGTCCAGCATGATACGTGAGCAAAGCCCTAGAAGGAGTTTCAGTGGTCATCGAAGAACACAGAGCACACGACGTGGGGATGAAAAGAAGGACAGGCATATAATGGAATCATCCGACTCAAATCTACAGTCATCCACTGAAGACCCAAGtttctccaacttgaccatcTCCGTGGCCACCGAAGACCCTTCAGCGAGTCAAATCTTGAAGGGTAGCGAAGTGTTTCACAGTCCAACGATGCGCCGATCGGATGCCTCCAGTCAGTCCACGGACgccaaagaggaggaatTACACAGAGAGTCGGAATCGTCCATTCCCGCAGAGTCGATGAGCATGAAGCATGCGGCTACAACGGGACACATGGGTCAACTTGGATATCATGGGCAGGGAATGGGACCCCGGTCGACGACTCCTACGCTCCAGAGTATCACCAAGATGGGATCATACCCTTTGCAGCGTGCTGGTGCGTTTGCTGACTACTTGAATAAAACAAGCAAGCGAATGAGCTCCCTTCTTGCAACGGAATCTATGGGATACGTTGAAAAGGTCTCAGGAATGTGGAAGGGAGGTCGTAAGCACTATGGAGAACCGGCCGGACTTCGACCTGATGAGGACGAACTCGAAGAGGACTCTGACGGCAAGATTCAGACTTCTATGGAGCGATTCAGGGCTCATTTTGCTCTACCCGAATCTGAAAAGCTTCAAGCGACTTACTTTGGGTGTATTATTCGGGTATTGCCTCTGTATGGCAAAATTTACATCAGTGACAGGTCGTTTTGCTTCCGCAGCCTACTTCCCGGCACAAGAACGAAGTTGATTCTTCCACTCAAGGATATTGAAACCGCTCATAAGGAGAAAGGTTTTCGACTTGGGTATTCTGGTCTCACCATCGTAATTCGTGGGCACGAGGAACTCTTCTTTGAGTTTAGCCAGGTCGATGTACGTGATGACTGTACTGTGACCTTGCTGCAAAGCCTGGAGACAAACCGTTACCTCAGAGAAGCAGGCATCCTtcaccaagaagaccatgaggaagaagaccaagCCATGGCCGAACGAGACGCTCTCAAGTCAGCTAGACAGGAAGACTTCCCCCAGCATGAGATTCTTCCCCCTCAGCAAGCAGACTCCCAACCAAACGCCCCTACGATTCTCATGGACGAGACGGACGGCTCGTTCCTCAACTTCAAACCGCCGCAGCCGATGAAGATTACATGCCTGACTATTGGGTCCAGGGGGGACGTTCAACCATACATTGCTCTTTGCAAAGGTCTACTGGCAGAAGGGCATAAGCCTCGAATTGCCACCCACGCCGAGTTTCAAGGGTGGATCGAGTCTCATGGCATTGAGTTTGCTAAAGTTGAAGGTGACCCTGGCGAGCTCATGCGGCTGTGCATTGAGAATGGCACCTTTACCATCTCATTCCTTCGAGAAGCCAATTCGGCATTCCGAGGCTGGCTCGATGAATTGCTTGATTCTGCATACCAAGCATGCCTGGGTTCAGAGCTCCTCATCGAGTCGCCTTCGGCAATGGCTGGTATTCACATTGCGGAGAAGCTGGGTATCCCATACTTCAGGGCTTTCACTATGCCCTGGACCAGGACCCGAGCGTATCCGCACGCCTTTATCATGCCGGAGCACAAGATGGGCGGTGCTTACAACTACATGACTTATGTCATGTTTGACAACATTTTCTGGAAAGCTACAGCGCAACAAGTCAACCGTTGGCGCAACAAGACACTTGGTCTTCCCAACACGAGTTTGGAGAAGATGCAGCCCAACAAAGTACCTTTTCTCTACAATTTCAGTCCCAGCGTCGTTGCTCCACCGCTCGACTTTTCGGACTGGATTAGAGTCACGGGGTACTGGTTCCTGGATGAGGGTGGTGAATACGAGCCTCCGAAGGAACTGTCCGACTTCATCAAAAGGGCCAAGGACGATGGAAAGAAACTTGTGTATGTGGGTTTCGGCTCCATCATTGTGAATGACCCTGCCAAGATGACGCAAGAAGTCATTGATGCCGTCCTCAAAGCCGATGTTCGTTGCATTTTGTCCAAGGGTTGGTCAGATCGAATTTCACCAAAGGATGATCCTGCCAAGCCGAGACCTGATGAGCCAGAAATGCCGCCTGAaatcttcgtcatcaagtCTGCGCCACATGACTGGCTGTTCCGACAAATTGATGCCGCAGCCCATCACGGTGGTTCAGGAACAACCGGCGCCAGTTTGCGAGCAGGTATTCCGACAATCATTCGGCCGTTCTTTGGCGACCAATTCTTCTTTGCGAGCCGAGTTGAGGATCTCGGTGTCGGCGTTGGCCTGAGGCGATGGGGTGCCAACAGTTTTGGCAGAGCTTTGTGGCAGGTGACGCGAAACGAGCGAATGATTGTAAAGGCTCGTGTGCTTGGAGAGCAGATTCGCAAG GATAAGGGGGTTGACACTGCCATTCAAAACATATACCGCGATCTCGAATATGCAAAGAGTCTCATCAAACGTAAGGCTAAACAGAATGGCCAGCCggatgctgaagaagatgaagacacCGAAGAGAGCTGGACTTTCGTCGGGACAGACGAGCCTGATCCTGACATGGTCACCAAGAAACTAAGCGAAGGGCTCGGCGGCTTGAGCCCACAGAAGAGTTTGGGCAGTCAGGCAATTAAGGCATCATCATAA